The following are encoded in a window of Penicillium oxalicum strain HP7-1 chromosome II, whole genome shotgun sequence genomic DNA:
- a CDS encoding Protein dom34, producing the protein MRLIKNKIEHGGSGEVTLCPEEPEDMWHAYNLIRPGDLLRASAIRRVTTVQDTGSTSSARVHLNLVIKVKNLDFDPQSSQLHVSGQIVNETAHTKIGQFHTLDLELNRNFTLEKEVGADGEGVGWDSVAVEQLKDAVDEGGKRRAEAVAVVMQEGLAHICFIGQFQTIMKQKVEMSVPRKRQGGGDHDKVRIYIALFLSPRLSIADSAGLEGMNKFYRVTLETLLRQMDFNTSITSGTNTDDIRPVLLASPGFVAAGFHKYIQSEAATTTPGLKRLLPSIVVVHSASGYLNSLSEVLQSPAVKTLLADTKYARETKLMDDFLDQLRKETNKATYGPREVESAVEQGAVGRGGGVLIMSNKLFRSQDVAERKRWVSLVDRVRDVEGGEVRVLSSDHESGRRLEGLGGIAALLTFPIIEEDMDSEPEEAGAE; encoded by the exons ATGCGCTTGATCAAAAACAAGATTGAGCATGGTGGCTCGGGTGAAGTTACATTATGTCCCGAAGAGCCCGAGGATATG TGGCACGCATACAACCTGATCCGTCCAGGTGATTTGCTTCGCGCCAGCGCCATCCGACGAGTGACCACAGTCCAAGATACGGGCTCGACATCATCTGCCCGGGTAcatttgaatttggtgatcaAGGTGAAAAACCTCGACTTTGACCCGCAAAGCTCGCAACTGCACGTTTCCGGTCAGATCGTGAACGAGACCGCGCATACCAAGATCGGACAATTCCACACGCTGGACCTGGAATTGAATCGCAACTTCACCCTCGAGAAAGAAGTGGGTGCGGACGGTGAGGGAGTGGGGTGGGATAGTGTGGCAGTCGAACAGCTCAAAGATGCGGTCGACGAGGGTGGAAAACGACGCGCGGAGGCGGTCGCTGTTGTGATGCAGGAAGGGTTGGCACATATCTGCTTCATCGGACAGTTCCAAACGATAATGAAGCAAAAAGTGGAAATGTCAGTGCCTCGTAAGAGGCAGGGAGGTGGTGACCATGACAAGGTAAGAATCTACATCGCCCTCTTTTTGTCCCCGAGGCTGTCGATTGCTGACTCTGCTGGCCTCGAGGGAATGAACAAATTCTACCGCGTCACACTCGAGACGCTTTTACGCCAGATGGACTTTAACACGAGCATTACATCCGGCACAAACACAGACGATATTCGACCCGTCTTACTTGCTTCTCCCGGCTTCGTGGCCGCGGGCTTCCATAAGTATATCCAGTCCGAAGCAGCCACCACGACACCGGGATTGAAGCGGCTGCTCCCCAGCATTGTCGTTGTGCACTCTGCATCGGGCTATCTCAACTCGCTCTCCGAAGTTCTCCAGTCTCCCGCTGTCAAGACGCTTCTCGCAGACACCAAATATGCCCGCGAGACCAAACTCATGGATGACTTCTTGGATCAACTGCGCAAGGAGACAAACAAAGCGACGTACGGGCCGCGCGAGGTTGAATCGGCCGTTGAGCAGGGAGCCGTGGGTCGTGGTGGGGGTGTTCTCATCATGTCGAACAAGTTATTCCGATCGCAAGACGTTGCTGAGCGAAAGCGATGGGTCTCGTTAGTCGACCGTGTGCGAGACGTCGAAGGCGGCGAGGTTCGCGTGCTGAGCTCCGACCACGAGAGTGGCAGGCGACTCGAGGGACTCGGAGGTATCGCCGCACTTCTGACTTTTCCGATCATCGAGGAGGACATGGACTCGGAACCCGAGGAGGCGGGCGCTGAGTGA
- a CDS encoding putative oxidoreductase, whose protein sequence is MADLTLQSTYKLVSGFEIPALGFGVYQTPADVTEKVALKALEVGYRHIDCAKVYRNEAESAEAIRQSGLDRSKIFYTSKVPTSCMGYEQAKQAIGESLTAAKLDYIDLMLIHAPYGGKEARLGTWRALVEAQKAGKIHSLGVSNYGIQHLEELEEYIKNGGGGEITVGQYEIHPWCPREDIASWLKKRNIIVEAYSPLVQATRMEEPLLKKLAEKYGKSPAQVLVRWSLQKGYVPLPKSATESRIRENAEVFDFILSEEDMATLALDEYAPVCWDPIRDCKE, encoded by the exons ATGGCTGATCTTACGCTTCAATCAACTTACAAGTTGGTGTCTGGGTTTGAAATCCCCGCGCTTGGGTTTGGT GTGTATCAAAC ACCTGCCGACGTCACCGAAAAAGTAGCTTTGAAAGCGCTCGAGGTCGGATATCGCCAT ATCGATTGCGCCAAGGTTTACCGAAATGAAGCTGAGAGCGCCGAGGCGATCCGCCAGTCGGGCCTCGATCGCTCAAAGATCTTCTACACGAGCAAGGTGCCCACCTCGTGCATGGGTTACGAGCAGGCAAAGCAAGCCATCGGGGAGAGCCTCACGGCTGCCAAGCTTGATTACATTGACCT TATGCTGATCCACGCACCCTACGGCGGCAAGGAAGCTCGTCTGGGAACGTGGCGTGCCCTGGTCGAGGCTCAGAAGGCGGGCAAGATTCACTCGCTGGGTGTGTCAAACTACGGCATTCAGCATCttgaggagctggaagagtACATCAAGaacggtggcggcggcgagATCACCGTTGGCCAGTACGAGATTCACCCGTGGTGCCCGCGCGAAGACATTGCCTCGTGGCTCAAGAAGCGCAACATCATTGTGGAAGCGTACTCGCCTCTTGTCCAGGCGACTCGTATGGAAGAGCCCCTGCTCAAGAAGCTCGCCGAGAAGTATGGCAAGAGCCCCGCTCAGGTCCTGGTCCGATGGAGTCTGCAAAAG GGTTACGTTCCTCTTCCCAAGTCAGCTACCGAGTCGAGAATTCGGGAAAACGCCGAGGTCTTTGACTTCATTCTGTCAGAGGAGGATATGGCCACATTGGCACTCGATGAATATGCGCCCGTCTGCTGGGATCCGATCCGCGACTGCAAGGAATAG
- a CDS encoding Catechol 1,2-dioxygenase produces the protein MTTPRFDPRFTENVINAMGPNTSPRIRQVMGSLIRHVHDFARENELTVDEWMAGVKLLNWAGQMSDDKRNEGQLVCDVLGLESLVDEITFTLAGEAKDAPTATAILGPFFRADTPYRPNGTDIVLTKPKGGGEMVFMHGHVIDFRTKKPLAGADVEVWQASTNGLYEQQDPEQAEHNLRGKFKTDEEGRYYFYCLRPTPYPIPNDGPSGKLLTLMDRHPFRPAHIHILATKEGYRPLTTQIFDRQDKYLDNDSVFAVKDSLIVDFVPLKNDPHASLELEYDVKLVADAVSNDV, from the exons ATGACGACCCCTCGATTCGATCCCAGATTCACCGAAAATGTCATCAATGCCATGGGACCGAATACCTCTCCACGGATTCGACAGGTGATGGGGAGTCTCATCCGCCACGTTCATGACTTTGCGCGGGAAAACGAACTCACGGTCGACGAGTGGATGGCGGGCGTAAAGCTACTCAACTGGGCTGGTCAGATGAGCGATGATAAGCGAAATGAGGGCCAACTCGTGTGTGACGTGCTCGGATTAGAATC ATTGGTCGATGAAATCACTTTCACTCTCGCCGGAGAAGCCAAAGATGCGCCTACCGCGACGGCCATTCTCGGCCCATTCTTCCGTGCCGATACTCCCTATCGTCCAAATGGCACCGACATCGTCCTCACCAAGCCTAAAGGGGGCGGAGAGATGGTCTTTATGCATGGCCACGTCATTGATTTCAGGACAAAGAAGCCACTTGCCGGCGCTGATGTGGAAGTCTGGCAGGCTTCGACGAATGGGCTTTATGAGCAGCAAGATCCCGAACAAGCTGAGCATAACCTGCGTGGTAAATTCAAGACGGACGAGGAAGGTCGCTATTACTTTTATTGTTTACGGCCCACGCCGTATCCTATTCCGAACGACG GGCCCAGTGGCAAGTTGTTGACTTTGATGGATCGTCATCCATTCCGTCCAGCTCATATTCATATCCTT GCTACAAAGGAAGGCTACCGCCCCTTGACCACGCAAATATTTGATCGCCAAGACAAATATCTGGACAATGACTCTGTATTTGCGGTCAAGGACTCGTTGATTGTGGACTTTGTTCCTCTCAAAAATGACCCTCACGCGAGTCTAGAGCTCGAGTACGACGTAAAGCTTGTTGCTGATGCCGTTTCTAATGATGTATAA